One window of the Pseudomonas sihuiensis genome contains the following:
- a CDS encoding LysR family transcriptional regulator → MDIKQLKFLVALDETRHFGQAAARCHVTQPTLSMRLRQLEDELGLELVRRGQRFEGFSAEGERILAWARSVLAAQDGLLAEAAACRGHLVGTLRLGVVPLASFDPMRLISLFAERHPGLRFQLHALSSDQILEGLVRNQLDLGLSYLDRLDREHFASLELAEARMGLLYDQRHFHFVSSSLRWEQLANLPLGLLSTGMHFRLSIDHSFRARGLSPQVRLEADAVHHLTQAVSAGLCCSVMPLPADGAPTDGHLRLLPIEDAHTLAPQGLIMRRGAPASPLAQACFEEAREWLANA, encoded by the coding sequence ATGGATATAAAGCAGCTCAAATTCCTCGTCGCCCTCGACGAGACCCGCCACTTCGGTCAGGCCGCTGCGCGCTGCCACGTGACCCAGCCGACGCTGTCCATGCGCTTGCGCCAACTGGAAGACGAGCTGGGTCTGGAGCTGGTCCGTCGCGGCCAGCGTTTCGAGGGCTTCAGCGCCGAAGGTGAGCGTATCCTGGCCTGGGCACGCAGTGTGCTGGCCGCACAGGATGGCCTGCTCGCCGAAGCTGCAGCCTGTCGTGGGCACCTGGTGGGCACCCTGCGCCTGGGCGTGGTGCCGCTGGCCAGTTTCGACCCGATGCGCCTGATCAGTCTGTTCGCCGAGCGTCACCCGGGGCTGCGTTTCCAGTTGCACGCGCTGAGCAGCGATCAGATTCTCGAGGGACTGGTACGTAATCAGCTCGACCTTGGCCTGTCCTATCTTGACCGCCTCGACCGCGAGCACTTCGCCAGCCTGGAGCTGGCCGAAGCACGCATGGGCCTGCTCTACGATCAGCGGCATTTCCACTTCGTCAGCAGCAGCCTGCGCTGGGAGCAGTTGGCCAACCTGCCCCTGGGCCTGCTCTCCACCGGCATGCACTTTCGCCTGTCCATCGATCACAGCTTCCGTGCTCGCGGCCTGAGCCCGCAGGTACGCCTGGAGGCCGATGCCGTGCACCACCTGACTCAAGCGGTCAGCGCCGGGCTGTGCTGCAGCGTCATGCCATTACCGGCCGACGGTGCACCGACCGACGGTCATCTGCGCCTGCTACCCATCGAGGACGCTCATACCCTGGCACCTCAGGGCCTGATCATGCGCCGCGGCGCCCCTGCCTCACCGCTCGCGCAAGCCTGTTTCGAAGAGGCACGAGAGTGGCTGGCGAACGCTTGA
- the lysM gene encoding peptidoglycan-binding protein LysM, with protein sequence MSLFAFVKDAGVKLWESLVGQEAQAAESLKEHVAKVGLGNPNIEVSVEGDKVIARGEVASQEEKEKILLALGNVAGVGEVDDQISVTMPAPEARFVTVKKGDTLSAIAKAEYGNANAYMKIFEANKPMLSHPDKIYPGQVLRIPE encoded by the coding sequence ATGAGTCTGTTTGCCTTTGTCAAAGACGCCGGGGTCAAACTCTGGGAGTCACTGGTGGGTCAGGAGGCGCAGGCCGCCGAATCGCTCAAGGAACATGTTGCCAAGGTTGGCCTGGGCAACCCCAACATCGAGGTCAGCGTCGAGGGCGACAAGGTCATCGCTCGCGGCGAAGTGGCCAGCCAGGAAGAGAAGGAAAAGATTCTCCTGGCGCTGGGCAACGTGGCCGGTGTCGGTGAGGTCGATGATCAGATCAGCGTGACCATGCCCGCGCCCGAAGCGCGCTTCGTCACGGTCAAGAAGGGCGACACGCTGAGTGCGATTGCCAAGGCCGAGTACGGCAATGCCAATGCCTACATGAAGATATTCGAGGCCAACAAGCCGATGCTCAGTCACCCGGACAAGATCTATCCGGGGCAGGTTTTGCGCATTCCCGAATAA
- the yrfG gene encoding GMP/IMP nucleotidase yields MPVLPWQQIDTVLLDMDGTLLDLHFDNHFWLTHLPQRYAEHHGVSLALAEAELLPLFREHAGTLNWYCTDFWSRELRLSIRELKREVAHLIALRTDAELFLRALREAGKRVVLITNAHRDSLSLKLERVELAPWFERLISSHDYGFPKEDQQFWFALRQDVDFDPARALFIDDSLPILRSAGRFGVANLLAVRQPDSQAGPKDTEEFAAVEDYRELVLGLPATPSL; encoded by the coding sequence ATGCCCGTACTACCCTGGCAGCAGATCGACACCGTCCTGCTGGACATGGACGGCACGTTGCTCGACCTGCACTTCGACAACCACTTCTGGCTCACCCACCTGCCGCAGCGCTACGCCGAGCACCATGGCGTCAGCCTGGCGCTGGCCGAGGCCGAGCTGCTACCGCTGTTTCGCGAGCATGCCGGTACGCTGAACTGGTACTGCACCGACTTCTGGAGCCGCGAGCTGCGGCTGTCGATCCGCGAGCTCAAGCGCGAGGTCGCGCACCTGATCGCCCTGCGCACCGATGCAGAACTGTTTCTGCGCGCCCTGCGCGAAGCGGGCAAGCGCGTGGTGCTGATCACCAACGCGCACCGCGACTCACTGTCACTGAAACTGGAACGCGTCGAGCTGGCGCCCTGGTTCGAACGCCTGATCAGCTCCCACGACTACGGTTTCCCCAAGGAGGATCAGCAGTTCTGGTTCGCCCTGCGCCAGGATGTCGACTTCGACCCTGCGAGGGCCCTGTTCATCGACGACAGCCTGCCGATCCTGCGTAGCGCCGGACGCTTTGGCGTCGCCAATCTGCTCGCCGTGCGCCAACCAGACAGCCAGGCCGGGCCTAAAGATACCGAGGAGTTCGCCGCAGTGGAGGACTACCGGGAGTTGGTGCTGGGGCTGCCTGCGACGCCCTCACTGTAG
- the nudE gene encoding ADP compounds hydrolase NudE, whose product MRQKPTVLAREIVASSRLFRVEEVQLRFSNGTERTYERLVGKGSGYGAVMVVAMLDAEHAVLIEEYCGGTDDYQLSLPKGLIEPGEDVLVAANRELKEEAGFGAHELEYITELSLSPGYMSQKIQVVLARNLYEERLPGDEPEPMRVDRISLRELSSLAKHEQFSEGRALAALYLVRDLLTQRGEYRP is encoded by the coding sequence ATGCGCCAAAAGCCCACGGTTCTCGCTCGCGAAATTGTCGCCAGCAGCCGTCTGTTTCGTGTCGAGGAAGTGCAGTTGCGCTTCTCCAACGGCACGGAGCGCACCTATGAGCGACTGGTCGGCAAGGGCTCGGGCTACGGCGCGGTGATGGTGGTGGCGATGCTCGACGCCGAGCACGCGGTGCTGATCGAGGAGTATTGCGGCGGCACCGATGATTACCAGCTGTCGCTGCCCAAAGGCCTGATCGAGCCGGGTGAAGACGTGTTGGTGGCAGCCAACCGCGAGCTCAAGGAAGAGGCCGGTTTCGGCGCGCACGAACTGGAGTACATCACCGAACTGAGCCTGTCGCCTGGTTACATGAGCCAGAAGATTCAGGTGGTGCTGGCGCGCAATCTGTATGAAGAGCGCCTGCCGGGTGACGAGCCCGAGCCGATGCGGGTCGACCGCATCAGCCTGCGCGAGCTGTCCAGCCTGGCCAAGCACGAACAGTTCAGTGAAGGCCGCGCACTGGCGGCGCTGTACCTGGTGCGCGACCTGCTGACTCAGCGCGGGGAGTACCGTCCATGA
- the cysQ gene encoding 3'(2'),5'-bisphosphate nucleotidase CysQ has protein sequence MSHPYIPKVIDLVRAAGAATLPYWRSDVAVTEKADASPVTAADLAAHHILLDGLQALAPEVPVLSEEAADIPLAERAAWTRWWLVDPLDGTKEFIAGSEEFTVNVALIEQGRVVFGVVGIPANGRCYYGGAGLGAWCSDVPGKEYSISVRLAPAQGFTLVASKRHSSAAQETLLVGLSARFGEPALANIGSSLKFCLLAEGNADCYPRLAPTSQWDTAAAQGVLEGAGGEVLNLAGEVLTYEARESFLNPSFLALPAAAEWRGELIELARAL, from the coding sequence ATGAGCCATCCCTACATCCCCAAGGTAATCGACCTGGTTCGTGCCGCCGGCGCGGCGACCCTGCCGTACTGGCGCAGCGATGTGGCGGTGACGGAGAAGGCCGATGCCTCGCCGGTGACCGCCGCCGACCTGGCCGCGCACCATATCCTGCTCGATGGCCTGCAGGCGCTGGCGCCGGAGGTGCCGGTGCTGTCGGAGGAGGCCGCCGACATTCCGCTGGCTGAGCGCGCCGCCTGGACGCGTTGGTGGCTGGTCGATCCGCTCGATGGCACCAAGGAATTCATCGCCGGCTCCGAAGAGTTCACGGTCAATGTCGCGTTGATCGAACAGGGACGAGTGGTCTTCGGTGTGGTGGGTATTCCCGCCAATGGCCGCTGCTATTACGGCGGCGCTGGTCTGGGCGCCTGGTGTAGCGACGTGCCGGGCAAGGAGTATTCGATCAGCGTGCGCCTGGCGCCTGCGCAGGGTTTCACCCTGGTAGCCAGCAAACGTCACTCCAGCGCCGCGCAGGAAACTCTGCTGGTGGGGCTTTCCGCGCGTTTCGGCGAGCCGGCGCTGGCCAATATCGGCAGTTCGCTGAAGTTCTGTCTGCTGGCCGAAGGCAATGCCGACTGCTACCCGCGTCTGGCGCCTACCTCGCAGTGGGACACCGCCGCGGCACAGGGCGTGCTGGAAGGGGCGGGTGGCGAAGTGCTGAATCTGGCCGGCGAAGTGCTGACCTACGAGGCGCGCGAATCCTTTCTCAACCCCTCGTTTCTGGCCTTGCCGGCCGCCGCCGAGTGGCGTGGCGAGCTGATCGAGCTAGCGCGGGCGCTTTAA
- a CDS encoding beta-ketoacyl synthase, whose amino-acid sequence MSRLPVIVGFGGYNAAGRSSFHHGFRRTVQESLEPQARQETLAGLAQMMKLVRVVDGQYRDQDGQALSLAEIESRYAKEILAGTLVRRLEKQHLDPDAAHWQKSISVAPANGASLSFITQRKQLPEPLPANWSVEELEGNEVRVTLHDSCEFKVDSYRPLAVKSAGQLPTGFEPSELYNSRFHPRGLAMTVVGVTDALRSVGIDWQRIVQHVAPDEIAVFASCIMSQLDENGFGGMMQSRLKGGRVTAKQLALGLNTMPADFINAYVLGSVGTTGSITGACATFLYNLQKGIEQIASGKARVVIVGSSEAPINQECIEGYGAMGALATEEGLRQIEGKSDVDFRRASRPFGDNCGFTLAEACQFVVLMDDELALELGADIHGAVPDVFINADGFKKSISAPGPGNYLTVAKAVASAVQLLGLDAVRNRSFVHAHGSSTPANRVTESEILDRVAAAFGIEQWPVTAVKAFVGHSLATASGDQVIGALGAFKYGIVPGLKTIDAVAGDVHQDHLSLSTEDRKVGEQALDVAFINSKGFGGNNASALVLAPHVTERMLRKRHGQAAFDAYLARREGTRAAAAAYDQLALQGKLDIIYNFGNDMIDDQAISITTEEVKVPGFDQPLVFRKDARYSDMLD is encoded by the coding sequence ATGTCGCGCTTACCTGTGATCGTGGGTTTTGGGGGTTACAACGCAGCCGGGCGCAGCTCCTTCCACCATGGTTTTCGCCGTACCGTGCAGGAGTCGCTGGAACCCCAGGCGCGCCAGGAAACCCTGGCCGGGCTGGCGCAGATGATGAAGCTGGTGCGCGTGGTCGACGGCCAGTACCGCGATCAGGACGGTCAAGCACTCAGTCTGGCGGAGATCGAAAGCCGCTACGCCAAGGAGATTCTGGCCGGCACCCTCGTGCGCCGCCTAGAAAAGCAGCACCTGGACCCGGACGCGGCCCATTGGCAGAAGAGCATCAGCGTCGCCCCCGCCAATGGCGCCAGCCTGAGTTTCATCACCCAGCGCAAGCAATTGCCCGAGCCACTGCCGGCCAACTGGTCGGTCGAAGAGCTCGAAGGCAACGAAGTACGCGTCACCCTGCATGACAGTTGCGAATTCAAGGTCGACAGCTATCGCCCGCTGGCAGTGAAATCCGCCGGCCAGTTGCCCACCGGCTTCGAGCCGAGCGAGCTGTACAATTCGCGCTTCCACCCGCGCGGCCTGGCCATGACCGTGGTCGGCGTCACAGACGCCCTGCGTTCGGTCGGCATCGATTGGCAGCGCATCGTTCAACATGTCGCACCAGACGAAATCGCCGTGTTCGCCAGCTGCATCATGAGCCAGCTCGACGAGAACGGCTTCGGCGGCATGATGCAGTCGCGCCTCAAGGGTGGCCGCGTCACGGCCAAACAGCTGGCCCTGGGCCTCAATACCATGCCGGCGGACTTCATCAACGCCTACGTGCTCGGCAGCGTCGGCACCACCGGCAGCATCACCGGCGCCTGCGCCACCTTCCTCTACAACCTGCAGAAGGGCATCGAGCAGATCGCCAGCGGCAAGGCACGCGTGGTGATCGTCGGCAGCAGCGAGGCACCGATCAACCAGGAATGCATCGAGGGTTACGGCGCTATGGGTGCGTTGGCCACCGAAGAAGGCCTGCGTCAGATCGAGGGCAAGAGCGACGTGGACTTCCGCCGCGCCAGCCGCCCGTTCGGCGACAACTGCGGCTTCACCCTGGCCGAAGCCTGCCAGTTCGTGGTGCTGATGGACGACGAACTGGCCCTGGAGCTGGGCGCCGACATCCACGGCGCGGTGCCGGACGTGTTCATCAACGCCGATGGCTTCAAGAAATCCATTTCCGCCCCCGGCCCGGGCAACTACCTGACCGTGGCCAAGGCCGTGGCCAGCGCCGTGCAACTGCTCGGTCTGGACGCCGTGCGCAACCGCAGCTTCGTCCACGCCCATGGCTCCAGCACACCGGCCAACCGCGTCACCGAGTCGGAAATCCTCGACCGCGTCGCGGCGGCCTTCGGCATCGAGCAATGGCCGGTCACCGCAGTGAAGGCCTTCGTCGGCCACTCCCTGGCCACCGCCAGCGGCGACCAGGTTATCGGCGCCCTCGGCGCCTTCAAGTACGGCATCGTGCCGGGCTTGAAGACCATCGACGCAGTCGCTGGCGACGTGCACCAGGATCATCTAAGCCTGTCCACCGAAGACCGCAAGGTGGGTGAGCAGGCGCTGGACGTGGCCTTCATCAACTCCAAGGGCTTCGGCGGCAACAACGCCAGCGCCCTGGTGCTGGCCCCACACGTGACCGAGCGCATGCTGCGTAAGCGTCATGGCCAGGCTGCATTCGATGCCTACCTGGCACGCCGCGAGGGCACCCGTGCCGCCGCAGCCGCGTACGACCAACTTGCTCTGCAGGGCAAACTGGACATCATCTACAACTTCGGCAACGACATGATCGACGACCAGGCGATCTCCATCACCACCGAAGAAGTGAAGGTGCCTGGCTTCGACCAGCCGCTGGTATTCAGGAAGGACGCGCGCTACAGCGATATGCTCGATTGA
- a CDS encoding dihydroorotase, protein MRTAILGARVIDPASGLDQVTDLYIDGTKLAAIGQAPAGFVADKTLDAQGLIAAPGLVDLSVALREPGYSRKGSIATETLAAAAGGVTSLCCPPITKPVLDTSAVAELILDRAREAGHTKVFPIGALSKGLAGEQLAELVALRDAGCVAFGNGLDNFRSSRTLRRALEYAATFDLQVIFHSQDADLAEGGLAHEGPTASFLGLAGIPETAETVALARDLLLVEQSGVRAHFSQITSARGAELIASAQARGLPVTADVALYQLILTDEALIDFSSLYHVQPPLRSRADRDGLREAVKAGVISAIASHHQPHERDAKLAPFAATEPGISSVQLQLPLAMSLVQDGLLDLPTLLARLTSGPAAALRLPAGTLSVGGAADIVLFDAQASTVAGEQWYSKGSNCPFIGHCLPGAVRYTLVDGHISYQS, encoded by the coding sequence ATGCGTACCGCAATCCTCGGCGCTCGCGTGATCGACCCGGCCAGCGGCCTGGATCAGGTCACTGACCTCTATATCGACGGCACCAAGCTGGCCGCCATCGGCCAGGCGCCTGCTGGCTTCGTCGCCGACAAGACGCTCGACGCCCAAGGACTGATCGCTGCCCCCGGCCTTGTCGACCTGTCCGTGGCCCTGCGCGAGCCAGGCTATAGCCGCAAGGGCAGCATCGCCACGGAAACCCTGGCGGCTGCGGCCGGCGGCGTCACCAGCCTGTGCTGCCCTCCGATCACCAAGCCGGTGCTGGATACCTCGGCGGTGGCCGAGCTGATTCTCGACCGCGCCCGCGAAGCCGGACACACCAAGGTCTTCCCCATTGGCGCGCTGAGCAAGGGGCTGGCTGGCGAACAACTGGCCGAGCTGGTTGCCCTGCGCGATGCCGGTTGCGTCGCCTTCGGTAACGGCCTGGACAACTTCCGCAGCAGCCGCACCCTGCGCCGCGCGCTGGAATATGCGGCCACCTTCGACTTGCAGGTGATCTTCCATTCGCAGGATGCCGACCTGGCCGAAGGCGGGCTGGCGCATGAGGGCCCGACCGCCAGCTTCCTCGGCCTGGCCGGCATCCCGGAAACCGCCGAGACCGTGGCCCTGGCCCGCGACCTGCTGCTGGTGGAACAGAGCGGCGTGCGCGCGCACTTCAGCCAGATCACCAGCGCCCGCGGCGCCGAGCTGATCGCCTCCGCCCAGGCACGTGGTCTGCCGGTGACCGCCGACGTGGCGCTGTACCAACTGATCCTCACCGATGAGGCGCTGATCGATTTTTCCAGTCTCTATCACGTACAGCCACCACTGCGCTCGCGGGCCGACCGCGACGGTCTGCGCGAAGCGGTAAAGGCCGGAGTGATCTCGGCCATCGCCAGCCACCACCAACCGCACGAACGCGACGCCAAGCTGGCGCCCTTCGCCGCCACCGAGCCGGGCATCAGCAGCGTGCAACTGCAGCTGCCGCTGGCCATGAGCCTGGTGCAGGACGGCCTGCTGGATCTGCCGACGCTGCTGGCACGTTTGACCAGTGGCCCAGCCGCCGCATTGCGCCTGCCGGCCGGCACGCTGAGCGTTGGTGGCGCTGCCGATATCGTGCTGTTCGATGCGCAGGCCTCCACCGTCGCTGGCGAGCAGTGGTACTCCAAGGGCAGCAACTGCCCGTTCATCGGCCATTGCCTGCCCGGCGCGGTGCGCTACACGCTGGTGGATGGACATATCAGCTACCAGAGCTGA
- a CDS encoding aspartate carbamoyltransferase catalytic subunit, with the protein MTPLAAKRPLQLNDQGQLRHFLSLDGLPRELLTEILDTADSFLEVGARAVKKVPLLRGKTVCNVFFENSTRTRTTFELAAQRLSADVISLNVSTSSTSKGETLFDTLRNLEAMAADIFVVRHADSGAAHFIAEHVCPNLAIINGGDGRHAHPTQGMLDMLTIRRHKGDFENLSVAIVGDILHSRVARSNMLALKTLGCPDIRVIAPKTLLPVGLEESYGVRVFSDANEGLKDVDVVIMLRLQRERMQGGLLPSEGEFYRLFGLTEQRLKLAKPDALVMHPGPINRGVEIESAVADGPQSVILNQVTYGIAIRMAVLSMAMSGQNAQRQLNAEEAN; encoded by the coding sequence ATGACGCCACTCGCCGCCAAGCGCCCGCTGCAGCTCAATGACCAAGGCCAACTGCGCCATTTCCTCTCACTCGACGGCCTGCCGCGCGAGCTGCTGACGGAGATTCTCGACACCGCCGACTCCTTCCTCGAAGTCGGCGCGCGTGCCGTGAAGAAGGTGCCGCTGCTGCGCGGCAAGACTGTGTGCAACGTGTTCTTCGAGAACTCCACACGCACCCGCACCACCTTCGAGCTGGCCGCCCAGCGCCTGTCCGCCGACGTCATCAGCCTCAACGTGTCGACCAGTTCCACCAGCAAGGGCGAGACGCTGTTCGACACCCTGCGCAACCTCGAAGCCATGGCCGCCGACATCTTCGTCGTGCGCCATGCCGACTCCGGCGCCGCGCACTTCATCGCCGAACACGTGTGTCCGAACCTGGCGATCATCAACGGCGGTGACGGCCGTCACGCGCACCCGACCCAGGGCATGCTCGACATGCTCACCATCCGCCGTCACAAGGGCGACTTCGAGAACCTGTCGGTGGCCATCGTCGGCGACATCCTGCACTCGCGGGTGGCACGCTCGAACATGTTGGCGCTGAAGACCCTGGGCTGCCCGGATATCCGCGTCATTGCGCCGAAGACCCTGCTGCCCGTCGGCCTGGAGGAAAGCTACGGTGTGCGCGTATTCAGTGATGCCAATGAAGGCCTCAAGGACGTCGACGTGGTGATCATGCTGCGCCTGCAGCGCGAGCGCATGCAGGGCGGCCTGCTGCCCAGCGAGGGCGAGTTCTATCGCCTGTTCGGCCTCACCGAGCAGCGCCTGAAACTGGCCAAGCCGGATGCCCTGGTGATGCACCCAGGCCCGATCAACCGCGGCGTGGAGATCGAGTCGGCAGTGGCTGACGGCCCGCAGTCGGTGATCCTCAACCAGGTCACCTACGGCATCGCCATCCGCATGGCCGTGCTGTCGATGGCCATGAGCGGGCAGAACGCCCAACGTCAACTCAACGCCGAGGAGGCCAACTGA
- the pyrR gene encoding bifunctional pyr operon transcriptional regulator/uracil phosphoribosyltransferase PyrR: MLPNPNDLLPAMASALTQHLNQRQISEPRFIGIRTGGVWVAQALLAALGRDDALGVLDVSFYRDDFTQNGLHPQVQPSELPFEIEGQHLVLIDDVLMSGRTIRAALNELFDYGRPASVTLVSLLDLNARELPIRPDVVGATLSLATNERVKLSGPTPLTLELQTLAN, from the coding sequence ATGCTACCCAATCCCAACGACCTGCTGCCGGCCATGGCCAGCGCCCTGACCCAGCACCTGAACCAACGCCAGATCAGCGAGCCGCGCTTCATCGGCATCCGTACCGGCGGCGTCTGGGTCGCCCAGGCCCTGCTTGCCGCCCTGGGGCGCGATGACGCACTGGGCGTGCTCGACGTGTCCTTCTACCGCGATGATTTCACCCAGAACGGCCTGCACCCGCAGGTGCAACCGTCCGAACTGCCCTTCGAGATCGAAGGCCAGCACCTGGTGCTGATCGACGACGTGCTGATGAGCGGGCGCACCATCCGCGCCGCACTGAACGAACTGTTCGATTACGGCCGCCCCGCCAGCGTGACCCTGGTCAGCCTGCTCGACCTGAATGCCCGCGAGCTGCCGATCCGTCCCGATGTGGTCGGTGCCACCCTGTCGCTAGCAACCAACGAGCGGGTAAAATTGTCCGGACCCACGCCGCTGACCCTCGAACTCCAGACGCTCGCCAACTGA
- the ruvX gene encoding Holliday junction resolvase RuvX translates to MMSDKPLRLLLGFDYGTKQIGVAVGQVITGQARELCVLKAQNGVPDWNRVEALIKEWQPDAVVVGLPLNMDGTPSEMSARAEKFARRLNGRFNLPAYTHDERLTTFEAKGQRLREGQSGGYRERPVDSIAAALLLQGWLEENCTV, encoded by the coding sequence CTGATGAGCGACAAGCCACTGCGCCTGCTGCTGGGTTTCGACTATGGCACCAAGCAGATCGGCGTCGCCGTCGGCCAGGTGATCACCGGCCAGGCCCGGGAGCTGTGCGTGCTCAAGGCGCAGAACGGCGTGCCGGACTGGAACCGCGTCGAAGCGCTGATCAAGGAGTGGCAACCGGACGCCGTGGTGGTCGGCCTGCCGCTGAACATGGACGGCACGCCCAGCGAAATGAGCGCCCGCGCCGAGAAATTCGCCCGCCGCCTCAACGGCCGCTTCAACCTGCCGGCCTACACCCACGACGAACGTCTGACCACCTTCGAGGCCAAGGGCCAGCGCCTGCGCGAAGGCCAGAGTGGCGGCTATCGCGAGCGCCCGGTCGACTCCATTGCCGCCGCCCTGCTGCTGCAGGGATGGCTAGAGGAAAACTGCACGGTCTGA
- a CDS encoding YqgE/AlgH family protein, whose amino-acid sequence MKNSAPTSLKHHFLIAMPHMDDPNFAQTVTYLVEHNEQGAMGLVINKPNGLNLADVLEQLRPDEEPAALCHSLPIFAGGPVQTDRGFVLHPAGPQFQATLELGELGLSTSQDVLFAIADGSGPDRYLISLGYAGWDAGQLEAELADNAWLTCPADSSILFDLPFDQRLDAAAARLGVNLSLLTSQVGHA is encoded by the coding sequence ATGAAGAACTCAGCCCCTACCTCGCTCAAGCACCACTTCCTGATCGCCATGCCGCACATGGACGATCCGAATTTCGCGCAAACCGTCACCTACCTGGTCGAACACAACGAGCAGGGCGCGATGGGCCTGGTGATCAACAAGCCCAATGGCCTCAACCTGGCCGATGTGCTGGAGCAACTACGCCCTGATGAGGAGCCCGCGGCACTGTGCCACAGCCTGCCGATCTTCGCCGGTGGCCCGGTACAGACCGACCGCGGCTTCGTCCTGCATCCCGCTGGTCCGCAGTTCCAGGCGACCCTGGAGCTGGGCGAGCTGGGCCTGTCCACCTCGCAGGATGTGCTGTTCGCCATCGCCGACGGCAGCGGCCCGGACCGCTACCTGATCAGCCTCGGCTATGCCGGCTGGGATGCCGGACAACTGGAGGCCGAACTGGCCGACAACGCCTGGCTGACCTGCCCCGCCGACAGCAGCATTCTCTTCGACCTGCCGTTCGACCAGCGCCTCGATGCCGCAGCCGCGCGCCTGGGCGTCAACCTCAGCCTGCTGACCTCGCAGGTCGGGCACGCCTGA
- a CDS encoding energy transducer TonB: MNAAATPTTVPSATVRPADRLGFTLFLAAALHVALILGVGFTLESPPEISKTLEITLSTFKSEEKPKEADFLAQDNQQGSGTLEHAAAPKTTEQAPFQDSEVRKVTPPATPQQPATRQEVPKAAVATRAPQQQKTPVKREETKQVPQTQPAPVFDSAQLSAEIASLEAELAQEVQAYAKRPKIHRLNAASTMRDKGAWYKDEWRKKVERIGNLNYPDDARRQRIYGSLRLLVSINRDGSLYEVQVLESSGQAMLDQAAQRIVRLAAPYAPFTGDLADIDRLEIIRTWRFERGDRLSSN; encoded by the coding sequence ATGAACGCAGCAGCCACCCCAACCACTGTGCCCTCCGCCACCGTCCGTCCGGCGGATCGCCTGGGGTTCACCCTGTTTCTCGCCGCAGCGCTGCATGTGGCGCTGATTCTTGGCGTCGGCTTCACCCTGGAGTCGCCGCCAGAGATAAGCAAGACGCTGGAAATCACCCTGTCCACCTTCAAGAGCGAAGAGAAGCCCAAGGAGGCGGACTTCCTGGCACAGGACAACCAGCAAGGCAGCGGTACGCTGGAACATGCCGCAGCCCCCAAAACCACCGAGCAGGCGCCCTTCCAGGACAGCGAGGTGCGCAAGGTCACCCCGCCCGCCACCCCGCAGCAGCCTGCCACCAGACAGGAAGTCCCCAAGGCTGCAGTCGCCACACGCGCACCGCAGCAGCAGAAAACCCCGGTCAAACGCGAAGAAACCAAGCAGGTGCCTCAAACCCAGCCTGCGCCAGTGTTCGACTCTGCTCAGTTGTCCGCCGAGATCGCCAGCCTGGAAGCGGAACTGGCGCAGGAGGTGCAGGCCTATGCCAAACGCCCGAAGATCCACCGCCTCAATGCTGCCTCGACCATGCGCGACAAGGGCGCCTGGTACAAGGACGAATGGCGCAAGAAGGTCGAGCGCATCGGCAACCTGAATTATCCCGACGATGCTCGTCGTCAGCGCATCTATGGCAGCCTGCGCCTGCTGGTGTCGATCAACCGTGACGGCTCGCTGTACGAGGTCCAGGTGCTGGAATCGTCCGGCCAGGCCATGCTCGACCAGGCCGCGCAGCGCATCGTGCGCCTGGCCGCGCCCTATGCGCCCTTCACCGGCGACCTGGCTGATATCGACCGCCTGGAGATCATCCGCACCTGGCGCTTCGAGCGCGGTGATCGCCTGTCGAGCAACTAG